One window of Microbacterium sp. 1S1 genomic DNA carries:
- the radA gene encoding DNA repair protein RadA, whose amino-acid sequence MATRKPAPPAYVCTECGWTTAKWVGRCGECQQWGTVQEQAAQTGILRRVSALPPTADRAARPITQITTQDAPRRTSGVGEFDRVLGGGIVPGAAILLSGEPGVGKSTLLLEVAAQAARSGRRVLYASAEESPAQVRLRAERTGALHDELYLASETDLATILGHIDEVQPQLVIVDSVQTVSSSLTDGAAGQPSQVREVAATLIRVAKERDLPIVIVGHVTKDGQVAGPRVLEHLVDVVCHFEGDRQTSLRFIRALKNRFGPTDEVGCFEMTGDGIAEVPDPSGLFLSQGASEPGTCVAISLEGRRALPVEVQALTVPSNAPNPRRIVHGLDSSRVAMVLAILERRAGVPTGSLDVYVSTVGGVRFTEPAADLAIAIAVAGSIQMISVPRTVAAVGELSLAGEVRPVTQAAQRRSEAARLGYEQVVDDRSKTLRAALGDIRARNSTRRPDRDIPPF is encoded by the coding sequence ATGGCCACCCGGAAACCCGCTCCCCCCGCGTACGTCTGCACCGAGTGCGGATGGACGACGGCCAAGTGGGTCGGCCGCTGCGGCGAATGCCAGCAGTGGGGAACGGTGCAGGAGCAGGCCGCGCAGACCGGAATCCTCCGGCGGGTCAGCGCCCTCCCCCCGACGGCGGACCGCGCTGCGCGGCCGATCACGCAGATCACGACGCAGGACGCCCCTCGCCGCACGAGCGGCGTCGGCGAGTTCGACAGGGTGCTCGGCGGCGGCATCGTCCCGGGAGCGGCGATCCTCCTCAGCGGCGAGCCCGGTGTGGGCAAGTCCACCCTGCTCCTCGAGGTCGCCGCGCAGGCGGCACGGAGCGGACGACGCGTCCTCTACGCGAGCGCCGAGGAGTCCCCTGCACAGGTCCGGCTGCGGGCCGAACGTACCGGCGCCCTGCACGACGAGCTCTACCTCGCGAGCGAGACCGACCTCGCGACCATCCTCGGCCACATCGACGAGGTGCAGCCGCAGCTCGTCATCGTCGACTCCGTGCAGACGGTGTCCTCGTCCCTCACCGACGGTGCCGCGGGCCAGCCCAGCCAGGTTCGCGAAGTCGCCGCGACCCTCATCCGGGTGGCGAAGGAGCGGGACCTGCCGATCGTCATCGTGGGCCATGTGACGAAGGACGGCCAGGTCGCCGGCCCCCGGGTGCTGGAACATCTCGTCGACGTCGTCTGCCACTTCGAGGGCGACCGGCAGACCTCTCTGCGGTTCATCCGTGCCCTCAAGAATCGCTTCGGTCCGACCGACGAGGTCGGCTGCTTCGAGATGACCGGAGACGGCATCGCCGAGGTCCCTGACCCGTCCGGCCTGTTCCTGTCGCAGGGCGCGTCCGAACCGGGCACCTGCGTCGCGATCTCGCTCGAGGGCCGCCGCGCCCTTCCCGTCGAGGTGCAGGCGCTCACCGTCCCGAGCAACGCCCCCAACCCTCGGCGCATCGTGCACGGTCTCGACTCCTCGCGCGTGGCCATGGTGCTCGCGATCCTCGAGCGGCGGGCGGGTGTGCCGACCGGCAGCCTCGATGTCTACGTGTCCACCGTCGGCGGCGTGCGTTTCACCGAGCCCGCCGCCGACCTCGCCATCGCGATCGCCGTCGCCGGCTCCATCCAGATGATCTCCGTCCCGCGCACGGTGGCCGCGGTCGGCGAACTCAGTCTCGCCGGCGAGGTGCGGCCGGTGACGCAGGCGGCGCAGCGCCGATCCGAGGCCGCGCGGCTCGGCTACGAGCAGGTCGTCGACGATCGGTCGAAGACGCTGCGAGCGGCGCTGGGCGACATCAGAGCGCGCAACAGCACTCGCCGCCCTGACCGAGACATTCCGCCGTTCTGA
- a CDS encoding dehydrogenase, protein MAAKKAKSGKSPKRKPAPEDFRSEALAVALEKQDVAAVALALRHGTTVVPLIKPGARDNPLDSGEVWTYRDPNSGDLALLLFSDAKNKPANLPPGVGIFDATWLRTFLSAHPITTVFLDIAGPHPMQADPVELLKALDA, encoded by the coding sequence ATGGCAGCGAAGAAGGCGAAGTCCGGGAAGAGCCCGAAGAGGAAGCCCGCCCCCGAGGACTTCCGGTCCGAGGCGTTGGCGGTCGCCCTCGAGAAGCAGGACGTCGCCGCCGTGGCCCTCGCCCTGCGGCACGGCACCACCGTCGTTCCCCTCATCAAACCGGGCGCTCGTGACAACCCGCTCGACAGCGGCGAGGTGTGGACCTACCGCGACCCGAACTCCGGTGACCTCGCGCTGCTGCTCTTCAGCGATGCGAAGAACAAGCCCGCGAACCTGCCGCCGGGCGTCGGGATCTTCGACGCGACCTGGCTGCGCACCTTCCTCTCGGCGCACCCGATCACGACCGTCTTCCTCGACATCGCCGGACCCCACCCGATGCAGGCTGACCCGGTGGAGCTGCTCAAGGCTCTCGACGCCTGA
- a CDS encoding ArsR family transcriptional regulator, which yields MSNGGSVCGPISSYSRVRILHLLFEASHSGTARELAIGDLREATGLHPNTVREHLQRLIEGGYVIPTVEHRTTRGRPRTLYRAATGAPDASSPVARSKAKAAARRGDLLRSVLPGTGTALGKDATYQLDALVEHLEESGFEPIVDDRGLTVDLSPCPHAAGRPEDRPMLCQVHLGLIQGILAEAGGPLEAECVREAALPSECTVQLRDTAAQASNRTGVAHGMA from the coding sequence ATGTCCAACGGCGGGTCCGTCTGCGGGCCGATCTCCAGCTACTCCCGAGTGCGCATCCTGCACCTCCTCTTCGAGGCCAGTCACTCCGGCACCGCTCGGGAGCTCGCGATCGGCGATCTGCGCGAGGCCACCGGCCTCCACCCGAACACCGTGCGCGAGCACCTCCAGCGACTGATCGAGGGCGGCTACGTCATCCCGACCGTCGAGCACCGCACCACCCGGGGTCGTCCTCGTACGCTGTACCGCGCCGCCACCGGGGCACCGGACGCCTCCAGCCCGGTCGCGCGCAGCAAGGCCAAGGCGGCGGCCCGCCGCGGCGACCTCCTCCGCAGCGTGCTCCCCGGCACCGGGACCGCCCTCGGGAAGGACGCCACCTACCAGCTCGACGCCCTCGTCGAGCACCTGGAGGAGAGCGGGTTCGAGCCGATCGTGGACGACCGCGGGCTGACCGTCGACCTGAGCCCCTGCCCGCACGCAGCCGGCCGGCCGGAGGACCGCCCGATGCTGTGCCAAGTGCATCTCGGACTGATCCAGGGCATCCTGGCAGAAGCGGGGGGTCCGCTCGAAGCCGAGTGCGTGCGCGAGGCCGCGCTGCCCTCCGAATGCACCGTGCAGCTGCGCGACACCGCCGCGCAGGCGTCGAACAGAACGGGAGTCGCTCATGGAATGGCTTGA
- the cydB gene encoding cytochrome d ubiquinol oxidase subunit II, giving the protein MDLATIWFWVVAFLFVGYFVLDGFDFGVGMSLPFLGKDDVSRRQVINTIGPVWDLNETWVIVAGASLFASFPEWYATLFSGFYLPLLLILLALILRGVSFEYRHQRESRKWKQGFDRMIVIGSVVPALLWGVAFGNIVQGVAIDENHIYVGGFFSLLNPYALLVGATTLLLFFLHGVLFVALKTDGQVHEDARKLAKKAAIPTILLAAATVVWTVAIAMGREAPLLWLVVGAGALAAVSLIAAVGFSLVRRDGWAFFAGMLTVMFAVVMLFSALFPFVMPSTIDPAYSLTIANASSTPYTLQIMSWTALIALPLVIAYQTWTYWVFRKRVTRRSIEGAPAHA; this is encoded by the coding sequence ATGGATCTCGCAACGATCTGGTTCTGGGTGGTCGCCTTCCTGTTCGTCGGGTACTTCGTCCTCGACGGGTTCGACTTCGGTGTCGGCATGTCGCTGCCGTTCCTCGGCAAGGACGACGTGTCCCGCCGGCAGGTCATCAACACGATCGGCCCCGTGTGGGACCTCAACGAGACCTGGGTCATCGTGGCCGGTGCCTCGCTGTTCGCCTCGTTCCCCGAGTGGTACGCCACGCTGTTCAGCGGGTTCTACCTGCCGCTGCTGCTCATCCTGCTCGCGCTCATCCTGCGCGGCGTCTCGTTCGAGTACCGCCACCAGCGGGAGAGCCGGAAGTGGAAGCAGGGCTTCGACCGGATGATCGTGATCGGCTCGGTCGTGCCGGCGCTGCTCTGGGGTGTCGCCTTCGGCAACATCGTGCAGGGGGTGGCGATCGATGAGAACCACATCTACGTCGGCGGCTTCTTCTCGCTGCTCAACCCGTACGCCCTGCTCGTCGGCGCCACGACGCTGCTGCTCTTCTTCCTGCACGGTGTGCTGTTCGTCGCGCTGAAGACGGACGGCCAGGTGCACGAGGACGCGCGGAAGCTCGCGAAGAAGGCTGCCATCCCGACGATCCTCCTGGCAGCCGCGACGGTGGTCTGGACGGTCGCGATCGCCATGGGCCGGGAGGCTCCGCTGCTCTGGCTGGTCGTCGGAGCCGGTGCGCTCGCGGCGGTCAGCCTGATCGCGGCGGTCGGCTTCTCGCTCGTCCGTCGTGACGGCTGGGCGTTCTTCGCCGGCATGCTCACGGTCATGTTCGCCGTCGTCATGCTCTTCTCGGCGCTCTTCCCGTTCGTGATGCCGTCGACGATCGACCCGGCGTACAGTCTGACGATCGCCAACGCATCGAGCACACCGTATACGCTGCAGATCATGAGCTGGACCGCGCTGATCGCCCTGCCGTTGGTCATCGCATACCAGACCTGGACCTACTGGGTGTTCCGCAAGCGCGTCACCCGCCGATCGATCGAGGGGGCTCCGGCGCACGCGTGA
- the cydD gene encoding thiol reductant ABC exporter subunit CydD, producing MKPVDPRLLRYAAAARGFLLASAAIGVFQTAVTIAFAWLLTDAVVGAIAGRDVTVTLLVLLGTALLRGLLIAASDAAGTRAAARTGMQLRAALVAAVGRLGSGWLAQRNQTQIAVTAGHGLEALDAYFARYIPQLVLTVIATPVLVAVMWWQDWPSGLTAVITLPLIPLFLILIGIATRTVQKKQWQTLQHLAARFADTVQGLSTLRLFGRDRRAADRIEVTADEYRRETMKVLRFSFLSGFAMELLSSLAVALIAVAVGFRLLSGDLSLEVGLFVLLLAPEAFLPIRQVGVQFHAAAEGVAATEDVFDVLDAARERDRGGVRLHDPGTAARPNPTDSSGSRVGVVQGERGLVVEGLRVRDLPPVSFVAQPGTVTLIEGPSGSGKSSLLAALRGAADYTGTARWEGREVRELAPFDWLAWAGQTPGLMRGTVAENVALGDTAPDVARVRAALDAACAEGIEAERVLGVQGAGLSGGQAQRVAVARALYRHDAAPARVLALDEPSSALDPDTEERLWRSLRERADAGATVLLVSHRRSARDIADRIVALGVSA from the coding sequence GTGAAACCCGTCGATCCGAGGCTGCTCCGATACGCGGCCGCCGCCCGGGGATTCCTCCTGGCGTCGGCCGCGATCGGCGTCTTCCAGACCGCGGTGACGATCGCCTTCGCGTGGCTGCTCACCGACGCGGTCGTCGGAGCCATCGCGGGGCGTGACGTCACGGTCACCCTGCTCGTGCTGCTGGGGACGGCGCTGCTGCGGGGTCTGCTCATCGCGGCGTCCGACGCCGCCGGCACCCGGGCTGCCGCCCGGACCGGGATGCAGCTGCGCGCGGCGCTCGTCGCGGCCGTCGGGCGGCTCGGGTCGGGGTGGCTCGCACAGCGGAATCAGACGCAGATCGCTGTCACCGCCGGTCACGGCCTGGAGGCCCTGGACGCGTACTTCGCGCGGTACATCCCGCAGCTCGTGCTCACCGTCATCGCGACGCCCGTGCTCGTCGCGGTCATGTGGTGGCAGGACTGGCCGAGCGGCCTCACCGCCGTCATCACCCTGCCGCTGATCCCGCTGTTCCTCATCCTCATCGGCATCGCGACCCGCACGGTGCAGAAGAAGCAGTGGCAGACGCTGCAGCACCTCGCCGCTCGCTTCGCCGACACGGTGCAGGGCCTGTCGACGCTGCGGCTGTTCGGACGCGACCGTCGGGCGGCCGACCGCATCGAGGTGACGGCGGACGAGTACCGTCGCGAGACCATGAAGGTGCTCCGGTTCTCGTTCCTCTCGGGGTTCGCGATGGAGCTGCTGTCGTCGCTCGCCGTCGCGCTCATCGCGGTCGCAGTCGGGTTCCGGCTGCTCTCGGGCGACCTGAGTCTCGAGGTCGGGCTCTTTGTGCTGCTGCTCGCCCCCGAGGCCTTCCTTCCCATCCGGCAGGTCGGCGTGCAGTTCCACGCGGCGGCCGAGGGGGTCGCGGCCACGGAAGACGTGTTCGACGTGCTGGACGCGGCGCGGGAGCGGGACCGCGGGGGAGTGCGCCTGCACGACCCGGGTACGGCTGCACGACCGAACCCCACGGACTCCTCCGGCAGCCGTGTCGGGGTCGTGCAGGGGGAGCGGGGGCTCGTGGTCGAGGGACTTCGTGTGCGGGACCTGCCACCGGTGTCGTTCGTCGCGCAGCCGGGGACGGTGACCCTGATCGAGGGGCCGAGCGGTTCCGGGAAGTCGAGTCTGCTCGCCGCCCTCCGTGGAGCCGCGGACTACACGGGCACCGCGCGGTGGGAGGGGCGGGAGGTGCGCGAGCTCGCGCCGTTCGACTGGCTCGCCTGGGCGGGGCAGACCCCCGGGCTGATGCGCGGCACGGTCGCGGAGAACGTCGCCCTCGGCGACACCGCTCCCGACGTCGCCCGCGTGCGGGCGGCACTCGACGCCGCGTGCGCAGAGGGGATCGAGGCCGAACGGGTGCTGGGTGTGCAGGGGGCCGGGCTCTCCGGCGGTCAGGCGCAGCGTGTCGCCGTGGCCAGGGCGCTGTACCGGCATGACGCCGCCCCTGCTCGCGTGCTCGCGCTCGACGAGCCCTCCAGCGCTCTCGACCCGGACACCGAGGAGCGCCTCTGGCGGTCGCTGCGGGAGCGCGCGGACGCCGGCGCCACCGTGCTCCTCGTGTCCCACCGTCGCTCGGCCAGGGACATCGCCGACCGGATCGTGGCGCTGGGGGTGAGCGCATGA
- a CDS encoding amino-acid N-acetyltransferase yields the protein MSAYIVRPARSADIVSIRNLLQPMVEQRILLGKDLAVLYGAVQEFVVAEADGELIGCGALHVIWEDLGEVRTLLVRDDWLHHGVGRAIVERLEENARALGLTRLFCLTFEVDFFGRRGFTPIGEQVVDPDVYSQLLRSGDAGVEEFLDLAHVKPNTLGNTRMLKVL from the coding sequence GTGAGCGCGTACATCGTCCGGCCGGCCCGCAGCGCCGACATCGTCAGCATCCGGAACCTGCTCCAGCCGATGGTGGAGCAGCGCATCCTTCTCGGCAAAGACCTCGCCGTGCTCTATGGCGCCGTGCAGGAGTTCGTCGTCGCCGAAGCCGATGGCGAGCTGATCGGTTGCGGAGCGCTCCATGTGATCTGGGAGGACCTGGGCGAGGTGCGCACACTGCTCGTCCGCGACGACTGGCTGCATCACGGCGTCGGTCGGGCCATCGTCGAGCGGCTGGAGGAGAACGCGCGGGCGCTCGGCCTCACGCGGCTGTTCTGTCTCACCTTCGAGGTGGACTTCTTCGGCCGTCGGGGCTTCACGCCGATCGGGGAGCAGGTCGTCGATCCCGACGTGTACTCGCAGCTCCTGCGCAGCGGTGATGCCGGCGTCGAGGAGTTCCTCGACCTCGCGCACGTGAAGCCGAACACCCTCGGCAACACGCGCATGCTCAAGGTGCTCTGA
- a CDS encoding ATP-dependent Clp protease ATP-binding subunit — translation MFERFTDRARRVVVLAQEEAKMLNHNYIGTEHILLGLIHEGEGVAAKALESLGISLDAVREQVQDIIGQGQQQPTGHIPFTPRAKKVLELSLREALQLGHNYIGTEHILLGLIREGEGVAAQVLVKLGADLNKVRQQVIQLLSGAPGREPASVGAQSNDTPSGAQGGSQVLDQFGRNLTQAARDNKLDPVIGREKEAERVMQILSRRSKNNPVLIGEPGVGKTAVVEGLAQAIVKGDVPETLKDKQLYSLDLGSLIAGSRYRGDFEERLKKVTKEIRTRGDIIVFIDEIHTLVGAGAAEGAIDAASILKPLLARGELQTIGATTLDEYRKHFEKDAALERRFQPVQVNEPTLPHAINILKGLRDRYEAHHKVQITDGAIVAAANLADRYVSDRFLPDKAIDLIDEAGARLRLSILSSPPELREFDEKIAAVREQKEIASEEQDFEKAASLRDEEKSLLAERLRLEKQWRAGDVATQAVVDEGLIAEVLAQATGIPVFKLTEEESSRLVFMEKALHQRVIGQEEAIAALSKTIRRQRAGLKDPKRPSGSFIFAGPTGVGKTELAKALAEFLFDDEAALISLDMSEFGEKHTVSRLFGAPPGFVGFEEGGQLTEKVRRKPFSVVLFDEIEKAHPDIFNSLLQILEEGRLTDGQGRIVDFKNTVIIMTTNLGARDIAGGPVGFQIEGNNATSYERMKGKVNEELKRHFKPEFLNRVDDIIVFPQLSKDELVQIVDLFTKRLGERLLDRDMTIELSQSAKERLIEIGFDPALGARPLRRAMQHEIEDRLSEKILHGELDSGDHVKVDAKDGEFLFEHGPRGEKVAVGVNTGGGAISGTPDLAITGND, via the coding sequence ATGTTCGAGAGATTCACGGACCGAGCCCGTCGAGTGGTCGTCCTCGCCCAAGAAGAGGCGAAGATGCTCAACCACAACTACATCGGCACCGAGCACATCCTGCTCGGCCTCATCCACGAGGGCGAGGGCGTCGCAGCCAAGGCGCTGGAGTCGCTCGGCATCTCCCTCGACGCCGTGCGCGAGCAGGTGCAGGACATCATCGGCCAGGGTCAGCAGCAGCCGACCGGCCACATCCCGTTCACCCCGCGCGCCAAGAAGGTGCTCGAGCTGAGCCTCCGCGAGGCCCTGCAGCTCGGACACAACTACATCGGCACCGAGCACATCCTCCTCGGCCTCATCCGTGAGGGCGAGGGCGTGGCTGCTCAGGTGCTCGTCAAGCTGGGCGCCGACCTCAACAAGGTGCGGCAGCAGGTCATCCAGCTGCTGTCCGGCGCTCCGGGGCGCGAGCCCGCGTCCGTCGGCGCGCAGTCCAACGACACCCCGTCGGGTGCGCAGGGCGGCTCGCAGGTGCTCGACCAGTTCGGTCGCAACCTCACGCAGGCCGCGCGCGACAACAAGCTCGATCCCGTGATCGGGCGCGAGAAGGAGGCGGAGCGGGTCATGCAGATCCTCTCCCGTCGCTCCAAGAACAACCCCGTCCTCATTGGAGAGCCCGGCGTCGGCAAGACCGCCGTCGTCGAGGGCCTCGCGCAGGCCATCGTCAAGGGCGATGTGCCCGAGACGCTGAAGGACAAGCAGCTCTACTCGCTCGACCTCGGCTCGCTCATCGCCGGTTCCCGCTACCGCGGTGACTTCGAGGAGCGCCTGAAGAAGGTCACCAAGGAGATCCGCACGCGCGGCGACATCATCGTCTTCATCGACGAGATCCACACCCTCGTGGGTGCGGGTGCCGCCGAGGGCGCGATCGACGCGGCCAGCATCCTCAAGCCGCTGCTCGCCCGCGGTGAGCTCCAGACGATCGGGGCCACCACGCTCGACGAATACCGCAAGCACTTCGAGAAGGACGCCGCACTCGAGCGCCGCTTCCAGCCGGTGCAGGTGAACGAGCCGACGCTGCCGCACGCGATCAACATCCTCAAGGGGCTGCGCGACCGGTACGAGGCGCACCACAAGGTGCAGATCACCGACGGCGCGATCGTGGCCGCGGCGAACCTCGCCGACCGCTACGTCTCCGACCGCTTCCTCCCGGACAAGGCCATCGACCTGATCGACGAGGCCGGTGCACGTCTGCGCCTGTCGATCCTGTCCAGCCCGCCCGAGCTGCGCGAGTTCGACGAGAAGATCGCCGCCGTGCGTGAGCAGAAGGAGATCGCCTCCGAGGAGCAGGACTTCGAGAAGGCCGCCTCGCTGCGTGACGAGGAGAAGAGCCTCCTCGCGGAGCGGCTGCGTCTGGAGAAGCAGTGGCGCGCGGGCGACGTCGCGACCCAGGCGGTCGTCGACGAGGGCCTGATCGCCGAGGTGCTCGCCCAGGCGACCGGCATCCCCGTGTTCAAGCTGACCGAGGAGGAGTCCAGCCGACTCGTCTTCATGGAAAAGGCGCTGCACCAGCGCGTCATCGGTCAGGAGGAGGCCATCGCGGCCCTCTCCAAGACCATCCGTCGTCAGCGTGCCGGCCTCAAGGACCCGAAGCGTCCCTCCGGTTCGTTCATCTTCGCCGGCCCCACGGGCGTCGGAAAGACGGAGCTGGCCAAGGCGCTCGCGGAGTTCCTCTTCGACGACGAGGCCGCCCTCATCTCGCTCGACATGAGCGAATTCGGCGAGAAGCACACCGTCTCGCGACTGTTCGGTGCCCCTCCCGGGTTCGTCGGCTTCGAAGAGGGTGGCCAGCTCACCGAGAAGGTGCGCCGCAAGCCGTTCAGCGTGGTCCTCTTCGACGAGATCGAGAAGGCGCACCCTGACATCTTCAACTCGCTGCTGCAGATCCTGGAAGAAGGTCGTCTCACCGACGGTCAGGGTCGGATCGTGGACTTCAAGAACACGGTCATCATCATGACCACGAACCTCGGTGCGCGCGACATCGCCGGCGGCCCCGTCGGCTTCCAGATCGAGGGCAACAACGCCACGAGCTACGAGCGGATGAAGGGCAAGGTGAACGAAGAGCTCAAGCGGCACTTCAAGCCCGAGTTCCTCAACCGCGTCGACGACATCATCGTCTTCCCGCAGCTGAGCAAGGACGAGCTGGTGCAGATCGTCGACCTGTTCACGAAGCGCCTCGGCGAGCGTCTGCTCGACCGCGACATGACGATCGAGCTGTCGCAGTCCGCCAAGGAGCGTCTGATCGAGATCGGTTTCGACCCGGCCCTGGGCGCTCGCCCGCTGCGCCGCGCGATGCAGCACGAGATCGAGGACCGTCTGTCGGAGAAGATCCTGCACGGCGAACTCGACTCGGGAGACCACGTGAAGGTCGACGCGAAGGACGGGGAGTTCCTGTTCGAGCACGGCCCGCGCGGCGAGAAGGTGGCGGTCGGTGTCAACACCGGCGGCGGCGCGATCTCCGGCACGCCCGACCTGGCGATCACCGGCAACGACTGA
- a CDS encoding helix-turn-helix domain-containing protein translates to MSPAESDDEFTGIHCRLDELLAARGMTLTELSAAVGVSIVNLSVLKNDRARAIRYSTLRAICEALDCEVGELLVLADR, encoded by the coding sequence GTGAGCCCGGCGGAGAGCGACGACGAGTTCACGGGAATCCACTGCCGTCTCGACGAGCTGCTGGCCGCCCGCGGCATGACCCTGACGGAGCTGAGCGCCGCCGTCGGGGTCAGCATCGTGAACCTGTCGGTGCTGAAGAACGACCGCGCTCGCGCGATCCGTTACTCCACGCTGCGGGCCATCTGCGAGGCGCTCGACTGCGAGGTCGGCGAACTCCTCGTCCTCGCCGATCGCTGA
- a CDS encoding cytochrome ubiquinol oxidase subunit I, whose protein sequence is MEWLDPLALARWQFGLTTVYHYLFVPLTIGMALVAAIFQTAWVRTAKVQYLHLTRFFGKIFLINFAMGVVTGIVQEFQFGMNWSDYSRFVGDVFGAPLAFEGLLAFFFEATFIGLWIFGWDKLPQKLHLATIWCVSIGSILSAYFIIAANAFMQNPVGYTFNEATNRAELTDFWALLTNPVALAAFPHTIFGALMFAAGVVISVSAWHLARGQHFDTMRVSLKFGLWAMIFSTAGVVLTGDQLGLAMYAAQPMKMAAAEATFNTVCGADASFSLFTLGTPDGSSELFSIRVPYLLSLLSTHTLDACVHGINDLNAEYAQTYASTGITDFAPVLWITYWSFRWMIGLGMAAALVAVAGLWVTRKKATKPVAPWMWKVAIWSFPLALAANIMGWVFTEMGRQPWIVFGLMSTRDGVSPGVSGLEVLISLIAFTAIYASLAVVEVRLIVKAAQKGPDTDEKPHEETAQLPSVVY, encoded by the coding sequence ATGGAATGGCTTGATCCGCTCGCCCTGGCCCGATGGCAGTTCGGCCTGACGACCGTCTACCACTACCTCTTCGTGCCGCTCACGATCGGCATGGCGCTCGTCGCCGCGATCTTCCAGACGGCCTGGGTGCGCACGGCGAAGGTCCAGTACCTGCACCTCACCCGGTTCTTCGGCAAGATCTTCCTCATCAACTTCGCGATGGGCGTGGTCACCGGCATCGTGCAGGAGTTCCAGTTCGGCATGAACTGGTCGGACTACTCCCGCTTCGTCGGGGACGTGTTCGGCGCCCCGCTCGCGTTCGAGGGACTGCTGGCGTTCTTCTTCGAGGCGACCTTCATCGGGCTGTGGATCTTCGGCTGGGACAAGCTTCCGCAGAAGCTCCACCTGGCGACGATCTGGTGCGTCTCGATCGGCAGCATCCTGTCGGCGTACTTCATCATCGCCGCCAACGCGTTCATGCAGAACCCGGTCGGCTACACGTTCAACGAGGCGACCAACCGCGCCGAGCTCACCGACTTCTGGGCCCTGCTGACCAACCCGGTCGCGCTCGCCGCGTTCCCGCACACCATCTTCGGCGCGCTCATGTTCGCCGCGGGAGTCGTCATCTCGGTGTCGGCCTGGCACCTGGCGCGCGGCCAGCACTTCGACACCATGCGCGTCTCGTTGAAGTTCGGCCTCTGGGCGATGATCTTCTCCACCGCCGGCGTCGTGCTCACGGGCGACCAGCTCGGACTCGCCATGTACGCCGCGCAGCCGATGAAGATGGCCGCCGCGGAGGCGACGTTCAACACCGTCTGCGGCGCCGACGCCTCCTTCAGCCTCTTCACCCTCGGGACGCCGGACGGCAGCTCGGAGCTGTTCTCGATCCGGGTGCCGTACCTGCTGTCGCTGCTCTCGACGCACACCCTCGACGCCTGCGTGCATGGCATCAACGACCTGAACGCCGAGTACGCCCAGACGTACGCGAGCACCGGCATCACCGACTTCGCCCCCGTGCTGTGGATCACGTACTGGTCGTTCCGCTGGATGATCGGCCTCGGCATGGCCGCCGCCCTCGTCGCCGTCGCCGGCCTCTGGGTCACCCGCAAGAAGGCCACCAAGCCGGTCGCGCCGTGGATGTGGAAGGTCGCGATCTGGTCGTTCCCGCTCGCGCTCGCCGCCAACATCATGGGCTGGGTGTTCACCGAGATGGGTCGGCAGCCGTGGATCGTGTTCGGCCTGATGTCCACCCGCGACGGCGTCTCGCCGGGGGTGAGCGGCCTCGAGGTCCTGATCTCGCTGATCGCCTTCACCGCCATCTACGCCTCCCTCGCCGTGGTCGAAGTCCGGCTGATCGTCAAGGCCGCCCAGAAGGGGCCGGATACCGACGAAAAGCCCCATGAGGAGACGGCTCAGCTGCCGTCGGTCGTGTACTGA